A region of Blattabacterium cuenoti STAT DNA encodes the following proteins:
- the gcvP gene encoding aminomethyl-transferring glycine dehydrogenase, which produces MKKSYIRKKKFYHRHIGSSCYEINNMLKELKYSSIRDFINQTVPKKIRLKKKLNLPNSISEYQYLNHIYKISKRNKIYRSYIGLGYKNTITPSVIQRNILENPSWYTPYTPYQSEISQGRLEALINFQTMISDLTGMKISNASMLDESTAASDAMFMIYQEKMKKKQIDNNYYFFISDEIFPQTFFVLKTRCFGLGIRIINDSHKNFKKKYNNKKIFGIIISYPSSLGEIYDYTETVKYAKNHNISIIVSTDLLSLSLLKPPGEWGADVVIGSSQSFGIPMGYGGPHAAFFSTHEQYKRFLPGRIIGISVDKKNKKAFRMALQTREQHIKREKATSNICTAQALPAVMASMYALYHGKNGLIEIAKCIHEYTKKLEFLLINNINSIFQVNTFYFDTLRIKTDFVNEIKKISERKKTNFRYVDKNHLTITLDETTSKKDINHILSIFYEAYNKNKYKKIKYRIKNTYDEYRFPSFLKRTSNFLKHKNFHKFHSENELMRYIKRLEKKDISLIHSMIPLGSCTMKLNASSELFSLSQNEWKNIHPFVPKKQAMGYYFVIQQLKKYLKEITGFSGISLQPNSGAQGEYAGLMVIKHYYHSLKEYKRNIALIPSSSHGTNPASANMAGMKVISIDTTSSGAIDKNDLLKKVKENKDLLSVLMVTYPSTYGIYEKDIQGIIDIIHENGGQVYMDGANMNAQVGLIKPAHLGIDVCHLNLHKTFAIPHGGGGPGMGPICVASHLKPFLPNHPFQIQEYNKKNKKILTISSSPYGSPLILTIPYAYIRLLGPYGLKKCTEISVLNANYIKKKLDKFYNILYVGENNAVAHELIIDCRIFKYSTNIEVIDIAKRMMDYGYHAPTISFPVEGCMMIEPTESESKEELDRFIETLISIRKEIKEIEDGKFSKKNNVLKNAPHSIEDLTQNKWIYPYDREKAAYPLYWIKDRKFWPSVNRIDDGYGDRNLNCTCI; this is translated from the coding sequence ATGAAAAAGAGTTACATTAGGAAAAAAAAATTTTATCATAGACATATAGGTTCATCTTGTTATGAAATTAATAATATGTTGAAAGAATTAAAGTATTCTTCTATTAGAGATTTTATTAATCAAACTGTTCCAAAAAAGATACGTTTAAAGAAAAAATTAAATCTTCCCAATTCTATTTCGGAATATCAATATCTAAATCATATTTATAAAATAAGTAAAAGAAATAAAATTTATCGTTCTTATATAGGATTAGGGTATAAAAATACCATAACTCCAAGTGTAATTCAAAGAAATATTTTAGAAAATCCTAGTTGGTATACTCCATATACTCCTTATCAATCAGAAATATCTCAAGGACGTCTAGAGGCTTTAATTAATTTTCAAACTATGATTTCGGATTTAACCGGGATGAAAATTAGTAATGCTTCTATGCTAGATGAATCAACAGCTGCATCTGATGCTATGTTTATGATTTATCAAGAAAAAATGAAAAAAAAACAAATAGATAATAATTATTATTTTTTTATTTCAGACGAAATTTTTCCACAGACTTTTTTCGTTTTAAAAACAAGATGTTTTGGATTAGGTATTCGTATTATAAATGACTCTCATAAAAATTTTAAAAAAAAATATAATAATAAAAAAATATTCGGAATAATAATATCTTATCCATCTAGTCTAGGAGAAATATATGACTATACTGAAACAGTTAAATATGCAAAAAATCACAATATATCAATTATAGTTTCTACAGATCTTTTGTCTTTATCTTTATTAAAACCTCCTGGAGAATGGGGTGCAGACGTAGTTATAGGATCCAGTCAATCTTTTGGAATTCCTATGGGATATGGAGGACCTCATGCGGCTTTTTTTTCTACTCACGAACAATATAAACGTTTTTTACCAGGAAGGATTATTGGTATATCTGTAGATAAAAAAAATAAAAAAGCTTTTCGTATGGCTTTACAAACAAGAGAACAACATATTAAAAGAGAAAAAGCAACTTCTAATATTTGTACAGCACAAGCACTTCCTGCAGTAATGGCTTCTATGTATGCTTTATATCATGGAAAAAATGGATTAATAGAAATAGCAAAATGTATTCATGAATACACTAAAAAATTAGAATTTTTATTGATTAATAATATCAATTCTATTTTTCAAGTAAATACTTTTTACTTTGATACTCTAAGAATTAAAACAGATTTTGTAAATGAAATTAAAAAAATATCAGAACGTAAAAAAACTAATTTTAGATATGTTGATAAAAATCATTTAACTATTACTTTAGATGAAACGACTTCTAAAAAAGATATAAATCATATTCTCTCAATTTTTTACGAAGCATATAATAAAAATAAATATAAAAAAATAAAATATCGTATAAAAAACACTTATGATGAATATAGATTTCCTAGTTTTTTAAAAAGAACTTCTAATTTTTTGAAACATAAAAATTTTCATAAATTTCATTCAGAAAATGAATTAATGCGTTATATCAAGAGATTAGAAAAAAAAGATATTTCCTTAATTCATTCTATGATTCCACTTGGATCATGTACTATGAAATTAAATGCTTCTTCTGAATTATTTTCTTTAAGTCAAAATGAATGGAAAAATATTCATCCTTTTGTACCTAAAAAACAAGCAATGGGATATTATTTTGTTATTCAACAATTAAAAAAATATTTAAAAGAAATTACTGGATTTTCCGGAATTTCTTTACAACCGAATTCAGGCGCTCAAGGAGAATACGCAGGTCTCATGGTCATAAAACATTATTATCATTCATTAAAAGAATATAAAAGAAATATAGCATTAATTCCTTCTTCTTCTCATGGAACGAATCCTGCATCAGCAAATATGGCAGGAATGAAAGTTATATCAATAGATACTACCAGTAGTGGGGCTATTGATAAAAATGATTTATTAAAAAAAGTTAAAGAAAATAAAGACTTATTATCTGTATTAATGGTTACTTATCCTTCTACTTATGGTATTTATGAAAAAGATATTCAAGGGATTATTGATATAATTCATGAAAACGGAGGTCAAGTTTATATGGATGGAGCTAATATGAATGCCCAAGTAGGATTAATTAAACCTGCACATTTAGGTATAGATGTTTGTCATCTGAACCTTCATAAAACTTTTGCAATTCCTCATGGAGGAGGGGGACCTGGAATGGGCCCTATTTGTGTAGCTTCACATTTAAAACCTTTTCTTCCTAATCATCCTTTTCAAATTCAAGAATATAATAAAAAAAATAAAAAAATATTAACTATATCCTCTTCTCCATATGGATCTCCTTTAATTTTAACAATTCCTTATGCTTATATTCGTTTATTAGGACCATATGGTCTTAAAAAGTGTACAGAAATATCTGTATTAAATGCAAATTATATCAAAAAAAAATTAGATAAATTTTATAACATATTATATGTGGGAGAAAATAATGCGGTAGCCCATGAATTAATTATAGATTGTCGAATTTTTAAATATTCTACAAATATAGAAGTTATAGATATAGCCAAAAGAATGATGGATTACGGATATCATGCTCCTACTATATCTTTTCCTGTAGAAGGATGTATGATGATAGAACCTACAGAAAGTGAATCTAAAGAAGAATTAGATCGTTTTATCGAAACTCTTATTAGCATAAGAAAGGAAATTAAGGAAATTGAAGATGGAAAATTTTCAAAAAAAAATAATGTATTAAAAAACGCTCCTCATAGTATAGAGGATTTGACTCAAAACAAATGGATCTATCCTTATGATAGAGAAAAAGCAGCTTATCCTTTATATTGGATTAAAGACAGAAAGTTTTGGCCATCAGTAAATCGTATTGATGATGGATATGGAGATAGAAACTTAAACTGTACATGTATCTAA
- the tsaD gene encoding tRNA (adenosine(37)-N6)-threonylcarbamoyltransferase complex transferase subunit TsaD, giving the protein MKKKPIIIGIESSCDDTGVSIIQNRKVLSNIIIHQKIHNKYGGVVPELASRLHDQNIARAVQKAIFSAKIHRYQIDAVSFTLGPGLIGPLLVGASFAKSFSMGLDIPLLTVNHVQAHILSHFIQNSNINNSYPEFPFLGLVMSGGHTQIIKVNDFFKMEVLGSTLDDSIGESLDKIARMLGFCYPGGPMVDFFSKNGNEKKFVFSKPKVNGLNFSFSGFKSDVLQFIKKKLKRDNFFLKKNLSDICASIQNIIAEILLDKIEKAILQTGIFRIVLAGGVSANHKIRNSFISFSKKNKEFEIFIPKKEYTTDNGAMIAITGLLKYERNLFDSIHITPYSKFKTF; this is encoded by the coding sequence ATGAAAAAAAAACCGATAATTATTGGAATAGAATCATCATGTGATGATACAGGTGTTTCTATCATTCAAAATAGGAAAGTATTATCTAATATTATAATTCATCAAAAAATTCATAATAAATATGGAGGAGTAGTTCCTGAATTAGCTTCAAGATTACATGACCAAAATATTGCAAGAGCAGTCCAAAAAGCTATTTTTTCAGCAAAAATTCATCGATATCAAATTGATGCTGTTTCCTTTACTTTAGGACCTGGATTAATTGGCCCTTTGTTAGTAGGAGCTTCTTTTGCAAAATCTTTTTCTATGGGGTTAGATATTCCATTATTAACTGTAAATCATGTACAAGCTCATATTCTTTCCCATTTTATACAAAATTCTAACATCAATAACTCTTATCCAGAATTTCCATTTTTAGGTTTAGTGATGAGTGGTGGTCATACTCAAATTATAAAAGTAAATGATTTTTTTAAAATGGAGGTTTTGGGTTCTACTTTAGATGATTCTATAGGAGAATCTTTAGATAAAATAGCAAGAATGTTAGGTTTTTGTTATCCTGGTGGACCTATGGTAGACTTTTTTTCTAAAAATGGAAACGAAAAAAAATTCGTTTTTTCAAAACCTAAAGTAAATGGACTAAATTTTAGTTTTAGTGGATTCAAAAGCGATGTTTTACAATTTATAAAAAAAAAATTAAAAAGAGATAATTTTTTTTTAAAAAAAAATTTATCTGATATTTGCGCTTCTATACAAAATATTATAGCAGAAATTCTTTTAGATAAAATAGAAAAAGCTATTTTACAAACTGGTATTTTCAGAATAGTTTTAGCAGGAGGAGTATCTGCTAATCATAAAATTAGGAATTCATTTATTTCTTTTTCAAAAAAAAATAAAGAATTCGAAATTTTTATACCAAAAAAAGAATATACAACCGATAATGGAGCTATGATAGCCATAACAGGATTACTAAAATATGAAAGAAATTTATTTGATTCTATTCATATTACACCATATTCAAAATTTAAAACATTTTAA